From Virgibacillus ihumii, the proteins below share one genomic window:
- a CDS encoding DNA-3-methyladenine glycosylase family protein, translating to MNTLIVKQNDSDTAELCKADKQMEKLIQAIGNVETNMRSDFFKSLVRSMIGQQISVHAAQAIFTRLETLLNNNFTADSMLNAPDENLREIGLSSRKVIYLRDLAEKVKNQEVNLDTLSELDNHEVIRQLTSIKGIGKWTAEMFLIFSLGRMNVLAVDDIGIQRGAKWLYGVAKSERRNILLEKEPVWNPYLTRASLYLWEVVHLDFEKKYANVDEALEAENKEC from the coding sequence ATGAATACATTAATCGTTAAGCAGAATGATTCCGATACAGCGGAATTGTGCAAAGCTGATAAGCAAATGGAAAAACTAATCCAGGCAATTGGAAATGTGGAAACTAATATGCGGTCTGACTTTTTCAAATCACTTGTACGGTCCATGATTGGCCAGCAGATTTCTGTTCATGCTGCCCAGGCGATTTTCACTAGGCTGGAAACATTGCTGAACAATAATTTCACAGCGGATTCCATGTTGAACGCACCTGATGAAAACCTCCGTGAAATTGGATTGTCTTCCCGGAAAGTTATTTACCTCCGTGACCTGGCTGAAAAGGTAAAGAATCAGGAAGTGAATCTTGACACATTGTCTGAACTCGATAATCATGAAGTTATCAGGCAGTTGACAAGTATAAAAGGAATAGGTAAATGGACCGCCGAGATGTTTTTAATTTTTTCATTGGGACGAATGAATGTGCTCGCAGTTGATGACATCGGTATTCAGCGCGGGGCGAAATGGCTGTATGGCGTTGCCAAATCGGAACGCCGCAATATATTGCTTGAAAAAGAACCAGTTTGGAATCCGTACCTGACAAGAGCATCCCTCTATTTATGGGAAGTCGTGCATTTGGATTTTGAAAAGAAATATGCCAACGTTGATGAGGCGTTGGAGGCAGAAAATAAGGAATGCTGA
- a CDS encoding DUF6884 domain-containing protein codes for MKQLSIIPCGRKKIWDRYENIGAVQASDAYIGTLHHLCRNYAEAFTDDWVVLSAKHGFLFPEDIVPGQYNVTFNQKSDEIITNHKLREQVQKKQLDQYDMLVILTGKKYKPVINSAFNKDQPRTYPLLQYSGIGYMQQALKQAVQDNEPIRMKDRS; via the coding sequence ATGAAACAACTCAGCATCATTCCATGTGGCAGGAAAAAGATCTGGGACAGATATGAAAATATCGGCGCAGTACAGGCGAGTGATGCTTACATTGGCACATTGCATCATTTATGTCGTAATTATGCGGAGGCATTTACTGATGACTGGGTAGTTTTATCAGCCAAACATGGATTTTTATTTCCCGAAGATATTGTTCCCGGACAGTATAATGTAACATTTAATCAAAAAAGTGATGAAATCATAACCAATCACAAATTGCGGGAGCAGGTACAAAAGAAGCAGCTTGATCAGTATGATATGCTTGTGATATTAACTGGAAAAAAGTATAAGCCAGTAATAAACAGTGCCTTTAATAAAGATCAGCCACGAACGTATCCGCTGCTGCAATACAGTGGCATTGGTTACATGCAGCAGGCGCTGAAACAAGCGGTTCAGGATAATGAGCCGATTCGAATGAAAGACAGGAGTTAG
- a CDS encoding aconitate hydratase, whose protein sequence is MALNVAKKLIKNHLISGEMKPGEEISLKIDQTLTQDATGTMVMLELEAMNLDRAKTEASAQYVDHNLIQEDNKNPDDHLFLESAAQRFGLYYSRPGNGVSHPVHMQRLAIPGKTLLGSDSHTCANGCMGMLAMGAGGIDVAMAIAGEPFYIKMPEVMGVKLTDELPDWVSAKDVILELLRRHDVKGGVGKIIEYYGPGLDQLSAMDRHVIANMGAELGATATVFPSDEEVKRFLRSQNRENEWVELTADDGATYDLHDEINLSELEPLIAKPSSPGNVVPVREIAGTPIYQSYIGSSANPGYRDFAVAAEIVKGRKVANGVSYDINPTSKQMLTNLVKEMHIASLLQADARLHQAGCNGCIGMGQAPASGRNSLRTTPRNFPGRSGTKEDSVFLCSPETAAVSALFGKITDPRTADFAYPKVKDPADPNVEENILEKPLPLEEARNVKLTKGPNIVSIPAMGDLPDALEVPVILKVGDNISTDEILAGGARVLPYRSNLPAISEFTFEGVDPGYVQRAKDTKVKSGHAVIGGFNYGQGSSREHAALAPRYLGLRVALVKDFARIHWQNLVNFGVLPLTFSDAADYDKLADGDTLKLENLHEQLKNNSNKIKVTLKDKNESITVEHALSPRQKEILLEGGLINWIKNN, encoded by the coding sequence TTGGCTTTAAATGTCGCGAAGAAGCTGATTAAGAATCACCTTATATCGGGGGAAATGAAACCCGGGGAGGAAATCAGCTTGAAAATTGATCAGACATTAACACAGGATGCCACAGGCACCATGGTTATGCTCGAATTGGAAGCAATGAACCTGGATCGTGCCAAAACAGAAGCATCTGCACAGTACGTCGACCATAACCTCATCCAGGAGGATAATAAAAACCCGGACGATCATCTGTTTCTGGAAAGTGCTGCACAGCGATTTGGATTGTATTACAGCCGTCCAGGTAACGGGGTGAGTCATCCTGTTCACATGCAGCGGCTGGCCATACCTGGAAAAACACTGCTTGGTTCCGACAGCCACACCTGTGCAAACGGCTGTATGGGAATGCTTGCTATGGGGGCAGGTGGAATTGACGTCGCCATGGCGATTGCCGGTGAACCATTTTACATTAAAATGCCCGAAGTTATGGGCGTAAAACTGACCGATGAACTGCCTGATTGGGTTAGTGCCAAAGACGTCATTCTCGAATTACTGCGCCGACACGATGTTAAAGGCGGTGTTGGAAAAATCATTGAATACTATGGACCTGGTCTTGATCAGCTGTCAGCAATGGATCGTCATGTAATTGCCAATATGGGGGCTGAACTCGGAGCAACCGCCACCGTTTTTCCATCTGATGAGGAAGTTAAACGGTTTTTACGTTCACAGAACCGGGAAAATGAATGGGTTGAACTTACGGCAGACGACGGTGCAACCTATGATTTGCATGATGAGATTAATTTATCAGAGCTTGAACCATTGATTGCAAAACCATCAAGCCCAGGCAATGTTGTTCCTGTCAGAGAGATTGCGGGCACACCAATTTACCAGTCCTATATTGGTTCATCCGCCAATCCGGGATACCGGGATTTTGCAGTTGCCGCTGAAATTGTCAAAGGACGGAAAGTAGCAAATGGTGTATCCTATGATATTAACCCTACTTCCAAGCAGATGCTGACAAACCTTGTCAAAGAAATGCATATTGCAAGTCTGCTGCAGGCAGATGCGCGCCTCCATCAGGCCGGATGCAACGGCTGTATTGGCATGGGGCAGGCTCCTGCATCCGGACGAAACAGCCTGCGGACAACACCACGAAACTTCCCTGGCAGATCCGGAACAAAAGAAGACAGTGTCTTTTTATGCAGTCCTGAAACAGCCGCAGTGTCAGCATTGTTTGGTAAAATCACCGACCCAAGGACTGCAGACTTTGCCTATCCGAAAGTGAAAGATCCGGCTGACCCGAATGTCGAGGAGAATATCCTGGAAAAGCCGCTTCCACTTGAGGAAGCACGGAATGTTAAATTGACAAAAGGACCAAATATTGTGTCCATTCCGGCAATGGGCGATTTGCCCGATGCATTGGAAGTTCCGGTCATTTTAAAAGTCGGTGACAACATTTCAACTGATGAAATTTTAGCCGGGGGGGCACGAGTTCTCCCTTACCGAAGCAATTTGCCGGCAATCAGTGAATTTACGTTTGAAGGTGTCGACCCCGGATATGTCCAGCGTGCTAAAGATACGAAAGTCAAAAGCGGTCATGCCGTTATTGGCGGATTTAACTATGGCCAGGGATCAAGCCGGGAGCATGCTGCTCTCGCACCGCGCTATCTGGGTCTGAGAGTTGCACTTGTTAAAGACTTTGCGCGAATTCACTGGCAAAATCTTGTAAACTTCGGTGTGCTGCCACTGACCTTTTCCGATGCAGCAGATTATGACAAATTAGCAGACGGTGACACATTAAAGTTGGAGAACCTGCACGAACAGCTCAAAAATAACAGCAACAAGATTAAGGTCACTCTAAAAGACAAGAATGAGTCAATTACCGTTGAACATGCTCTTTCCCCACGTCAAAAGGAAATTCTGCTGGAAGGCGGACTGATCAACTGGATTAAAAATAATTAA
- a CDS encoding VanW family protein, giving the protein MKTIILSFIFASMTLVNGEGDAVEQLDREDFKLSYVDELFINDAKLKVQMDVLDEKIHKNPVNAKLNDDGEIIPEKPGLRLDRNTFRQLFHEYFYTGKKMKTELPVEKVYPRVDSELIAEIREQKIGDYVTYFKPSNKERSHNIDLAAEAINNHVVFPGETFSFNRVVGKRTKEKGYKRAPVIVKGELSEDIGGGICQVSSTLYNAVDLKGIQITERYSHSRRVPYVPPGRDATVSWYGPDFEFKNNYKRPLLIRAFARNGKMLVSIYSSDALE; this is encoded by the coding sequence ATGAAAACCATTATCCTGTCTTTTATTTTTGCATCCATGACACTGGTCAATGGTGAAGGGGATGCCGTTGAACAATTGGACAGGGAAGATTTTAAACTGAGTTATGTGGATGAATTGTTTATTAATGATGCAAAGCTGAAGGTACAGATGGATGTACTGGATGAAAAAATCCACAAAAATCCGGTTAATGCCAAGTTGAATGATGATGGTGAAATAATTCCGGAAAAACCCGGCCTGCGATTGGATCGGAATACGTTTCGCCAGCTTTTTCACGAATATTTTTATACAGGCAAAAAAATGAAAACGGAATTGCCCGTTGAGAAAGTGTATCCCAGAGTTGACAGTGAGCTGATTGCGGAAATCAGAGAGCAGAAAATTGGTGATTATGTAACGTATTTTAAACCTTCCAATAAAGAACGTTCCCACAATATTGACCTGGCGGCAGAAGCGATTAATAATCATGTTGTTTTCCCGGGTGAGACCTTTTCCTTTAACAGAGTCGTCGGCAAACGTACGAAAGAAAAAGGGTACAAACGTGCACCGGTTATTGTCAAAGGAGAGCTCTCTGAAGATATCGGCGGTGGAATTTGTCAGGTTTCCTCAACATTGTATAATGCAGTCGATTTAAAAGGTATTCAAATAACGGAACGGTACTCGCACAGCCGACGTGTACCATATGTACCGCCCGGACGTGATGCGACAGTCAGCTGGTATGGACCGGACTTCGAATTCAAAAACAACTATAAACGACCGTTATTAATCAGGGCATTCGCCAGGAACGGAAAGATGCTTGTCAGCATTTATTCATCCGATGCGTTAGAGTGA
- a CDS encoding N-acetylmuramoyl-L-alanine amidase family protein — protein sequence MKPIVIIDPGHGGKDPGGGSNRHWIEKNLTLSISLYQYERFKTLGIPVAITREADVTLFPANRTRIVRESGAEYCFSNHINAGGGDGAEIIHSIYGGKGLPKQLAEGIRSTGQNVRRIFTRTLPGNPRLDFYYMNRDTGHVKTVIIEYGFADSSADDVRQLRQNWEKYAEAIVKAFCLYINHPYKKGRDNAAAEMERKEFLQLPSNAKSWRVYPLNVTPIRGNEKGFLRPAKFGGLTYKVLGNPQLHVYTIQTRDFGKVQIYAHPSTGAVLS from the coding sequence ATGAAGCCGATCGTTATTATTGATCCGGGACATGGCGGGAAGGATCCCGGGGGCGGGTCAAACAGACACTGGATTGAAAAAAACCTTACGTTATCCATATCGCTTTATCAGTATGAACGATTTAAAACGCTTGGAATACCAGTTGCGATTACAAGGGAGGCGGACGTGACACTGTTCCCGGCAAACCGGACACGGATTGTGCGTGAAAGCGGTGCGGAATATTGTTTTTCCAATCACATTAATGCCGGCGGTGGTGACGGGGCTGAAATAATTCATTCCATCTATGGCGGGAAAGGTTTACCTAAGCAGCTTGCGGAAGGGATTCGCTCTACAGGACAAAATGTACGAAGAATATTCACACGGACATTGCCCGGTAATCCAAGGCTGGATTTTTATTATATGAACCGTGATACAGGTCATGTAAAAACAGTCATAATTGAATATGGATTCGCTGATTCATCTGCAGATGATGTACGTCAACTGAGACAGAATTGGGAAAAATATGCTGAAGCCATCGTGAAAGCTTTTTGTCTCTATATTAATCATCCATATAAAAAGGGAAGAGACAATGCTGCTGCAGAAATGGAACGAAAAGAATTTCTTCAGCTTCCATCAAATGCAAAATCGTGGCGGGTGTATCCATTGAATGTTACCCCTATCAGGGGAAATGAAAAAGGGTTCCTGCGTCCTGCAAAGTTTGGCGGTCTTACGTATAAAGTGCTCGGTAATCCACAGCTGCATGTATATACCATTCAAACACGTGACTTTGGGAAAGTACAAATATATGCCCATCCTTCAACAGGGGCTGTCTTGTCATAA
- a CDS encoding ABC transporter substrate-binding protein produces the protein MRKLTAFAIILLIFLLAACGGSGEDQASNDKNTNEEGRTITVQDAMGKQTIEGTPENIVALEWTYAENLLALGIQPAGVADLDGFHQWVNIDKEFDESVKDVGTRQEPNLEAISRLNPDLIIAVKFRHEQYLDKLKEIAPVVTFAPYSKEASKNQLQNMIDEYKTLAKIVDKQDKAEQTIADMNAFIDKQKQRVADAGLKGEKYVATQAFTAQNTPTIRIFTKNSMVSQVMSKLGFENAYETDKTEIYGYTQAGVEALQTFQGKDLQFLYIVQNDDNIFENQLKGNPVWENLSFVKNGNTHKLPGDTWTFGGVLSAKVLAEQLVDAMVEE, from the coding sequence ATGAGGAAACTGACTGCTTTTGCAATTATTCTTCTGATATTCTTATTGGCGGCATGTGGCGGCAGTGGGGAAGATCAGGCAAGTAACGATAAAAACACAAACGAAGAAGGGCGTACAATAACGGTTCAAGATGCAATGGGTAAACAGACGATTGAAGGGACACCGGAAAACATCGTCGCTCTCGAGTGGACTTATGCGGAAAATCTGCTTGCATTGGGAATTCAGCCAGCGGGTGTTGCCGACCTAGACGGATTCCATCAATGGGTTAATATCGACAAGGAATTTGATGAAAGCGTCAAAGATGTCGGGACACGCCAGGAGCCGAATCTGGAGGCGATTTCCCGTCTGAATCCGGATTTGATTATTGCGGTAAAATTCCGGCATGAACAGTATTTGGATAAATTAAAGGAAATAGCACCAGTAGTAACATTTGCTCCATATAGTAAGGAAGCGTCCAAAAATCAACTGCAAAACATGATCGATGAATACAAAACACTTGCCAAAATTGTTGATAAACAGGACAAAGCGGAACAAACCATTGCTGACATGAATGCGTTTATTGATAAGCAGAAACAGCGTGTCGCTGATGCAGGTCTTAAGGGTGAAAAATATGTGGCGACGCAGGCATTTACTGCTCAAAACACGCCAACTATCCGGATTTTCACCAAAAATTCAATGGTATCACAGGTTATGAGCAAACTTGGTTTTGAAAATGCGTATGAAACAGATAAAACCGAAATATACGGTTATACGCAAGCTGGAGTGGAGGCACTGCAAACCTTCCAGGGTAAAGATCTTCAATTCTTGTATATTGTGCAGAACGATGACAATATTTTTGAAAATCAGTTGAAAGGGAACCCGGTATGGGAGAACCTCAGCTTTGTGAAAAATGGTAATACGCATAAACTTCCTGGTGATACATGGACATTTGGCGGTGTTTTATCAGCAAAAGTTTTAGCGGAACAATTAGTTGATGCTATGGTAGAAGAGTGA
- a CDS encoding YceI family protein, whose translation MTKATYNVDTVHSELGFQVKHMMISKAKGAFNDFDAIIQADVDNLSDSKVELTIDAASIDTRNKDRDDHLRSGDFFDVENHPKITFNATDIKKKSGNDYEVTGDLTIRGTTKPVTADVTFEGESKDPMSGNTVAGFSGSAKFNRKDFGLTWNAAVETGGVLIGEEVKVNFEIEAHKAE comes from the coding sequence TTGACAAAAGCAACGTATAATGTAGACACAGTTCACAGTGAATTAGGATTTCAGGTAAAACATATGATGATTTCAAAAGCGAAAGGTGCATTTAATGACTTTGATGCCATAATTCAAGCTGACGTGGACAATTTATCTGATTCAAAGGTAGAGTTAACCATTGATGCAGCAAGTATCGATACCCGTAATAAAGATCGTGACGATCACCTTCGCTCAGGCGATTTCTTTGATGTGGAAAATCATCCAAAAATCACATTTAACGCAACTGACATCAAGAAAAAATCCGGCAATGATTATGAAGTTACCGGTGACCTTACAATCCGGGGAACTACCAAGCCGGTTACAGCGGATGTGACATTTGAGGGTGAAAGCAAGGATCCAATGAGCGGCAATACCGTTGCCGGATTCAGCGGTTCCGCTAAATTTAACCGTAAAGATTTCGGTCTGACCTGGAATGCTGCAGTAGAAACCGGCGGCGTACTTATTGGTGAAGAAGTAAAAGTTAATTTTGAAATCGAAGCGCATAAAGCTGAATAA
- a CDS encoding tetratricopeptide repeat protein, which produces MDILNLEELITDDVSDELKERLIELLEELKENHYPNTLTKIYGIYEMDEVNTELTGNLKMIEAICHTQIGEAKRASEIIRDLYDDDPDLDMLMQLGELAYMCDYKLARRIMSAAVKQLDGKEIDRIRIARCYLILGETEEKLDKLTRSIKYFKTGLNYFEDADERDRHMISYLHFKIGMLFSAQNKEEASVEYLNKVIDMAGDNDPDMKIRSLVSIAKTYGNMEKSDKVLPYLEEALELLPGSNLENSLAHAEALTDMAFYYFNESKLTDAVPYYKHAIQMYSKLDYVSHRQIGMIYMQYAYCLEHKRDENISQAAVNYEKAIERLEKAKDRQLLENALADVIAFFNAHHYEKKKRYYEDKFVKMNNSHS; this is translated from the coding sequence ATGGACATTTTAAACTTGGAGGAACTTATTACCGATGATGTATCGGATGAACTTAAGGAACGACTGATTGAACTGCTGGAGGAACTGAAGGAGAATCACTATCCGAACACTCTCACCAAAATATACGGGATATATGAGATGGATGAAGTGAATACAGAGTTGACCGGTAACCTGAAAATGATTGAAGCAATCTGCCATACGCAAATTGGTGAAGCAAAGCGGGCTTCGGAAATTATACGGGATCTGTATGATGATGATCCCGATTTGGACATGCTGATGCAGCTTGGTGAACTGGCGTATATGTGTGATTATAAGCTGGCACGCCGGATAATGAGTGCTGCTGTAAAACAATTGGACGGGAAAGAAATTGATCGTATCCGTATTGCCCGTTGCTATCTTATCCTTGGCGAAACTGAGGAAAAACTGGACAAACTGACACGTTCGATAAAGTATTTCAAAACGGGACTCAACTATTTTGAGGATGCGGATGAACGGGATCGTCATATGATTTCGTATTTGCATTTTAAAATAGGGATGCTTTTTTCCGCGCAAAACAAAGAAGAAGCGTCAGTCGAATACTTAAATAAGGTGATTGATATGGCTGGTGATAATGATCCGGACATGAAAATCAGAAGCCTTGTCAGCATTGCGAAGACATATGGGAACATGGAAAAATCTGATAAAGTACTGCCATATCTGGAAGAAGCACTGGAACTGCTCCCGGGTTCCAATCTGGAAAACTCATTGGCACATGCTGAGGCATTGACCGATATGGCCTTCTATTATTTTAATGAGTCAAAATTGACTGATGCTGTACCATATTACAAGCATGCCATCCAAATGTACAGCAAGCTTGACTATGTTTCCCACCGCCAGATTGGCATGATTTACATGCAATATGCATATTGTCTCGAACATAAGAGAGACGAAAATATCAGTCAGGCTGCGGTCAATTATGAAAAAGCGATTGAGCGGCTGGAAAAAGCAAAAGATCGTCAGCTTCTGGAGAATGCACTTGCCGACGTAATTGCCTTTTTTAATGCGCATCATTACGAGAAGAAAAAACGATATTACGAGGATAAATTTGTGAAAATGAATAATTCTCATTCTTAA
- a CDS encoding NAD(P)/FAD-dependent oxidoreductase, which produces MAKPKIVVLGAGYAGLMTTRRLTQKLGPEEAEIVLVNKHNYHYETTWLHEVAAGTRNQNQARTMISDVVNPNRVNLIYDEVVDVKKDENRVVLKNSDITYDYLVISLGFETNTFGIKGMEKNAFSITDINSSRMIREHIEYQFAKYSTSAKKNDDDLTILVGGGGFTGIEFVGELAEKVPELCKKYDIDRSKARIVNVEAAPRILPGFNEDLVAYAKKSLQDRGVEIREGAKISECKKSSFVIGDEGEEIKAGTIVWTGGVTGNSVLSKSGFEITKGKVTVDSDLRAPGEENIFIIGDCAWVMNKEEGRPFPPTAQAAIQHADTCSSNLKALLHNGPLEEFVFDNKGTVASLGSKDAMGTVFDDHLLYGKQASAMKKVIDNRSLFLLGGTKLVLKKGKLRFL; this is translated from the coding sequence ATGGCTAAACCAAAAATAGTCGTTTTGGGCGCTGGTTACGCTGGATTGATGACAACAAGACGTCTTACACAGAAACTCGGACCGGAAGAAGCGGAAATTGTACTGGTAAACAAGCATAATTACCACTATGAAACAACTTGGCTTCATGAAGTTGCTGCAGGCACACGCAACCAGAACCAGGCCCGTACGATGATTAGTGACGTTGTTAATCCTAATCGTGTCAACCTTATTTATGATGAGGTTGTTGATGTAAAAAAAGACGAGAATCGTGTTGTATTGAAAAATAGTGACATTACATATGACTACCTTGTAATTTCACTCGGATTTGAAACCAATACATTTGGTATTAAAGGAATGGAAAAAAACGCATTTTCCATTACAGATATCAATTCCAGCCGCATGATCCGTGAACACATTGAATATCAATTTGCCAAATACAGCACTTCTGCCAAGAAGAATGATGACGATCTGACAATTCTTGTCGGCGGTGGCGGATTCACTGGTATTGAGTTTGTTGGCGAACTTGCTGAAAAAGTTCCTGAGCTTTGTAAAAAGTATGATATTGACCGGAGTAAAGCGCGTATTGTCAACGTGGAAGCTGCTCCCCGCATTCTTCCAGGCTTCAATGAAGATTTGGTGGCTTATGCCAAAAAATCATTGCAGGATCGCGGTGTCGAAATTAGAGAAGGTGCAAAAATCTCTGAGTGTAAGAAAAGCAGCTTTGTCATTGGTGACGAAGGCGAAGAAATTAAAGCAGGTACAATTGTCTGGACAGGCGGTGTAACAGGAAACTCGGTACTGAGCAAATCCGGATTTGAAATTACAAAAGGTAAAGTGACGGTTGATTCAGACCTGCGCGCACCTGGTGAAGAAAACATCTTTATTATCGGGGACTGTGCATGGGTCATGAACAAAGAAGAAGGGCGTCCATTCCCGCCTACAGCACAAGCTGCCATTCAGCACGCTGATACATGTTCATCCAACTTGAAAGCATTGCTCCATAACGGACCGTTGGAAGAATTTGTGTTTGATAATAAAGGTACGGTTGCCTCTCTCGGTTCCAAGGATGCGATGGGAACAGTATTTGATGATCATCTGCTGTACGGAAAACAGGCTTCTGCTATGAAGAAAGTCATTGATAACCGTTCACTGTTCTTGCTTGGTGGAACGAAACTCGTACTTAAAAAAGGGAAACTGCGCTTTCTTTAA
- a CDS encoding iron ABC transporter permease, which produces MSLALRKTMVAVLTFGGGTALLCILTFIHINQGSVSIPAGTVVDAVFAPEDNLQHHTIRMLRLPRAMMGIIAGGALAVAGVVLQTVTKNPLASASTLGIHSGTYFAVVLCTVFFPALLVGNGILAAFLGGIATFLVVFILSGGRNAKPVRMVLAGMIVTFLFSSLTSVLQIFYENETAGLFLWGSGTLVQNDWSGVKFSLPFVVIGLIVMLIMSVKMDTLTLGDDVAIALGQNVNIIKFITVIAAVLLTSVTVSVVGPIGFIGLVAPHIIKLIGYRKHFPLLAGSFIWGGNVLLFADILARIIDPSFSELPVGAVIALVGAPWLIYLVLRMRRTNYGEENTAVMAGKSTGGKSLKLVMPILVAIILITMFVSTASGNYGFEPVLLWNTLFGESNDFMRELVLDLRLPRALVALFAGMVLAVSGLIFQGVLRNPLADPSVIGITSGAGVGALLTMYVFGVSALWIPIGAMAGSFVFFLFVMFLAVRAQFQPTILALLGIGVSAFGSAIIQILVVQADLGVASALTWLSGSTYARGWSELFDFLIWPVIILFPILLMRIRVLDTLSLGDDTAKGLGLNVMSARFQLALLATLLAACSVAAVGAVGFVGLIAPHLARLLVGPANQRLLPVTVLVGGALLVVADVLSRTLLAPNEIPSGILVAIIGAPYFLWLMKKRA; this is translated from the coding sequence ATGAGCCTCGCACTGCGTAAAACAATGGTAGCGGTTCTTACCTTTGGAGGGGGAACCGCGCTTTTGTGCATATTAACATTTATACATATAAATCAGGGAAGTGTGTCAATTCCGGCAGGTACAGTGGTTGATGCGGTTTTTGCGCCAGAAGACAATTTACAGCATCATACAATACGCATGCTGCGGCTGCCGCGTGCCATGATGGGCATTATCGCCGGAGGTGCACTTGCTGTTGCCGGGGTTGTACTGCAGACCGTTACTAAAAACCCACTGGCATCAGCAAGTACCCTTGGTATTCATTCCGGAACATATTTTGCTGTAGTATTGTGTACCGTCTTTTTCCCGGCACTCTTAGTTGGAAATGGAATATTGGCTGCCTTTTTGGGCGGTATTGCAACTTTTCTGGTGGTATTTATTCTTTCTGGCGGGAGAAATGCCAAACCAGTCCGCATGGTTCTGGCAGGTATGATTGTTACCTTTTTATTTTCATCCTTGACCAGTGTCCTGCAGATCTTTTATGAAAATGAGACAGCAGGGTTGTTTCTGTGGGGATCAGGTACGCTTGTGCAAAATGACTGGAGCGGCGTCAAATTTTCCCTTCCATTTGTTGTGATCGGATTAATTGTTATGTTAATTATGTCGGTTAAGATGGATACGCTCACATTAGGCGATGATGTGGCGATTGCGTTGGGACAGAATGTGAATATTATTAAGTTTATAACGGTTATCGCTGCAGTACTGCTAACCTCGGTCACCGTCAGTGTTGTCGGTCCAATTGGATTTATTGGACTGGTCGCACCTCATATCATAAAGCTGATTGGTTATCGGAAGCATTTCCCATTACTGGCAGGCTCGTTTATTTGGGGCGGGAATGTACTTTTGTTTGCTGACATACTGGCACGAATAATTGATCCATCTTTCTCCGAACTTCCTGTTGGTGCTGTCATAGCACTTGTCGGGGCTCCATGGCTTATTTATCTTGTGCTGCGGATGCGAAGAACAAATTACGGGGAAGAAAATACTGCAGTCATGGCTGGGAAATCAACCGGCGGAAAGTCTCTGAAGCTTGTCATGCCGATTCTGGTGGCTATTATTTTAATAACGATGTTTGTAAGTACGGCCTCCGGAAATTACGGATTCGAACCGGTTCTGCTTTGGAACACACTATTTGGCGAGTCCAATGATTTTATGCGGGAACTGGTGCTGGATCTAAGGCTGCCGCGCGCACTGGTTGCCTTATTTGCCGGAATGGTGCTGGCCGTCAGTGGGCTGATATTTCAAGGGGTGCTGCGAAATCCGCTTGCTGATCCGTCGGTAATCGGCATCACTTCAGGTGCAGGTGTTGGTGCGTTGTTGACCATGTATGTTTTCGGGGTATCGGCGTTGTGGATACCGATCGGGGCAATGGCCGGCTCATTTGTGTTCTTTTTGTTCGTGATGTTCTTGGCTGTACGTGCCCAGTTTCAGCCGACGATATTGGCATTGCTTGGTATAGGTGTATCGGCATTCGGTTCGGCAATCATTCAAATACTGGTAGTTCAGGCTGATTTGGGTGTGGCATCGGCATTAACATGGTTATCCGGATCAACGTACGCAAGAGGTTGGTCTGAGTTGTTTGACTTTCTGATCTGGCCGGTCATCATTTTATTTCCGATATTGCTCATGCGTATCCGTGTGCTTGATACGCTGTCACTCGGTGATGATACCGCAAAAGGGTTGGGCCTGAATGTTATGTCAGCTCGGTTTCAGCTGGCATTGCTCGCAACTTTGCTTGCTGCCTGCAGTGTTGCTGCGGTAGGAGCAGTCGGCTTTGTTGGGTTGATTGCGCCGCACTTGGCTCGACTACTTGTTGGTCCGGCCAATCAGCGCCTGCTCCCGGTTACGGTTCTGGTTGGAGGTGCATTGCTGGTTGTGGCTGACGTACTGAGCCGAACTCTGCTTGCGCCGAATGAAATTCCGTCTGGTATCCTGGTTGCTATTATAGGTGCCCCATACTTCCTGTGGCTGATGAAAAAAAGAGCGTAG